CAAGCCATCACCACAACTATCTGCGAAAGTGATATGTGAGCTTCATTTAGTCCAATGACTATAAATCTACAGCACATTTCCGCATCtaatttgcttttcttctccaggcAGGAACTCAACAACTATTTTTCACATAATACATTGAATCCAAAAACTTCAACTAGCTCTTCTTTATCCTCTCCTCATTACCCACACACCAACTCTCACTCCTCTATTCATCATGCATTTCACCAAGTTCTACGTTGCCATTTCATTGATCTCTTCCGCTATTGCACTGCCCATTTCCGGCACTTCAatagagagaagagcatTGCAATTCCGCGAATATGCCGATTTTCAGATTTCTGATGGCGAAGCGGGAAATGCCTTAGCTGAAGCTCAAGCAAAATTTCCGGTGCGCAAATCCAATCAGTTAATTGTCGCCGCCAGCAACTAACTTCTTTTAGATTGATACATCCAATTTGAAAGGGGTCTCAAGCTCAGatctcgccatcatcaacgcgGCTCGGGAGACTGCAGAGGCCGCTGAGACTGATGCTTTCAACGGTCAAATCAAGGCTGCTAGCGGCTCTGCTGCAACGGCGCTTCAGAATGGCAAGATCAAGAACAAGGTTCTGAAGCTGTTCTTGGAGGTGTCAGCTCTTCAGATCCAACAAGCTCAGGGCAAGGACAACCAGGACAAAATTGATGAGGAACAAACAAAGCTTAACAACAACATTAAGCTGGATACAAAGGCGGCTGGACAGACGAGTACAGGAGTTACCTTTACAGAAGATGTTCAGCCTAAGAATTAGATGAAAGGGCGGATTTAATTTTACACTTAATGCTTGAGATTAGCGATGCATGCTTGCTGGTCAAGTCATGAATATAATCATTGTTAATCCCATACCTTTTTTTACTAGTAGAAATTGGAGCCAGATCATTGTGATGCGCAACAAGTCAATGCCACGATAGGAAGAAAGTGATAAAAATTGCCATACGTGTTATTAATAAATGTGCTAATATGATAAGTCTGAGTGGGAATCTCCAGTCAATAATCTTCTGTTGTGCCGCCGGCATACTACCCGGCATGCCCGCTTTATGCTTGAAATAAGGCGTACGTAGGATTGTGTAAGACGCAAGGTTAAAGTaaactttaaatatactGAAAGACCTAGTTACCAAGTCATAGCCTTAAAGCGCCATTGTGTCGTACACAACTTTCTCAAATGCGATTGAAACAAATTTGTGCCATTTGGAGATAATTCAGGCCTCGCATATCTCATTTCTATGTTATTGAAGCGGTATGCATGCATCATTGGATACCaaagcttaaataaataaaactagtGACGTATAAAAGTGATACCAAACCAAATTGTttagtaaaagaaaaaaaagaaattactACCTATAAGTCTCTTCGCGTATTATTCATGGTGAAAGATTGCATACTGGGAAGCTTTGCGAAATCATATATCATTGAACAATTATGGCCAGCGAAATGCTTCAATCCAATAGGGTAACATTAGTAATTGTAATGCAAGAATTGGTGTCCAGCTAACGGATGTAACTTTCCGAACTCTTACCTACCCAAAGCAGTAGCTGATAAGACACAAATATGTCCTCTTTAGGATCTGAAGTGGCATGGATTGGGAAaattgaatgaatgaaagGCGGGTGCATGAGTAATGTTATTCGTAATACACTTAGTTGAGAATGTTCCTCCAGCCACACCAGTATTAGTGTACTGCAAGTAAGCAAGCTGCCCACCATGCAAAACCTGATTAGCAATAGTAAGCCTTATAATAGGACAGTAACAGCATGCACAGACCATAGTAAATAGCTGAgtattctttcttttataaattctttttcagctctaCTATAATACAAAGCTGAGGATTCTCAGCTGAATATCTCAGATCGGATACAGTAGTAATCTTATCAATGCGAAAAACACTAAACGCCTTTTCAATCATTACTAAATCGCGCATACACCATATAAATTATTACGATACGTTATAATAGTACTACCATGACCAATAATTGTAGGGCTGGAATGTATTAGTTACTTGCAAAACTAGCGTTCATCTTATCTAgacagaagaagattgacaaTCGTTAACCTGGCTTTCCCGGTAACTCTATTAAAGCCGGTAGACATTATTGAGCCGGTTAGGGAAATGTCTCAATGGGTATTACTTGCGCTTTCACAAAGCTGAACTGTACCATAATCTGCGCCGCTTACTGAGTATGTTACCATTTAATTTTGTGTGGAAGTAATACCGCACCTCCAACCCCGGGTCGAGAGCCCAAAATAATAGCTGGTTACTTCGCTGGTAATACAAAGCGTAAACCAGGCCATGGACTTATCGGCTACCATTTGAAACAGGTTGCGCTTTGTGTACAAGCCATTATATCTAAGGGGGTTTTATGGCTTATGTTGTATATAATGATACCGAAAATGTAAACATGAGTTAATTATAACCGGGCTTTTACATGTTGATACAGGTCTCTATACTTTGTAATAATTGCCTGAGTATGTTATTACTttactactactaataaCGATCTCGGTCAGCCAACCATTTTCGTGAAAGCACACTTGGCACAAATCTTGGCTTGTCTTACCCACAGCAGTTCTATCAAATGTTCCGGCCATGATTATTGTAATCTTTTGTATTGATTGGGCCAATCAATGGTCGCTGATTGACAACAGCGCCGTGAGATCGGACATCCAATTATTGCAAATACCCATTTCCTTGTTTTGCTTCATATTATTCGCACGCCGATAACGCCTCAGCCTATAGGGATCTCTGCAACTTGCTCACCCGCTCTAAGTAACTATACTTTGCAGGCTTgtacacacacatatatatagacTACCATCTCCCCGAGGGATCAGCTCTCAGTGTCATCTTAGCATCTCATCATCGTTTATACCATGGGATTTCTCagtgctggaggagctttCATTAACCAGCTGGGGCTCAGCCCATGGCTGGTTTATTCTGTAGCTGGCTTTGTCTTCTATCTTGTACTGTGCTCTTCTTTGCGGTTCCAGAGACTGAACTCGATGCGCCGGCGCTTCAACTACCCAGATCGTGAATCATTGTCCCGTATGACGAACGAAGATGCACAAAAGATTGTCCACACTGTTAGCGTCTATGAGTTTCCCCTCCTTTACGACCTGGCCCTTAAATACGCGATTTTCAAGGTCAGCTTTTGGTATTTCTGATTTCGTATAGTATACTTACAGCTATTAGTCTTACGCCATTGATCAAATCGGTAATCTCTTAAACAGAGTCAGTGATCTTTCTCGACCCACGGAAGCTTCTAAACGGTAATACTATCTCACCACGAATCATGAGCTTCAACCTCAGTTAGAACTAATGCTTTAGCATAGATATGATGATACTTCTGTGTTACTTACCAGGTGAGACTGTTGCATGTTACCGAACAAAGAGTCTTGCGCTGATGATGTCTCCAGCTACGTCACTTTTGCCCCAGGGTCGGACACCCTAGCACACAGTATTGCTCGGACAAACTTCATGCACAATCCGTACTTGCAGTCTGGTAAGATTAAGAATGAAGACATGTTGTACGTCCTCTTTGACAACATGTATGAGCCGGTGCGCTTCATGAAACTCTATGAGTGGCGAGAGCTGTCGGATATGGAGGTAGCAGCCTTCGCTACCGTGTGGAGGTACCTTGGCGACATGTTGGAAATTGACTTCAAAGCCGAGCTAGGAAAAGACGAGTGGAAGGATGGTATTGAATTCTTCGACGACATGGTCATCTGGGCCAAGGACTTCCAAATGAAGCACTTGGAGCCCTCACCAAGTATCACTAATCTTGGTGAAACATTGAGAGATTTGCTCTTGTCGGCTTATCCTGAGTTCATGCGAGGACCTATGAACAAAATCCTCATGGTCCTCGTGGGCGAGCGCCTGCGCAATGTCTTTGGGTATGTAGACGGATTACCTCTCTGCACTGCAGCGATATTAACGCCGACACAGTTTTGATGAACCCGGAATGCTGGAGTCATCCTTTACATACACTTTCCTACTTGTACGAAAATTTGTCTTACGCTATCTCACTCTGCCTCGCATATTCCCCGAGCAATACATCAGCCAGCCTGACGCGGTGACGGGGCGTATTCAGCACTATAAGTGGCTCAAGGATCCTTGGTATACGCCTGCTACTTTCTGGTCTCGCTGGGGTCCCGAAGCTTGGTTCCGGCGCGCATTCGGCCTCAAAattgctggagatggcggggACGTGATGAGACCAGGCGGCTTTTTGTTCGAGGATATCGGGCCTCGCAACAAGATGGGTAAAGGAGTGGAGGAGACTGCTCATCTAGCAAGAATTGCTCATACAAGagtggctgctggaggctgtCCTTTTGCGCTACCAAGGAAGTCTTGAGCCAGTTCGTGAGAAACCTGGCTGTTTTGTCATTTCATCTAGACTAAACTCATGGAAAGTCAACATCGCAGGCGAACTCTTTGCTTGCATATCCCTAGGTGGGAATGACAGGCATAGTATGCAATTGATCAAATAAATAgagaagaaataatatactCTTTCTTATCTCATCGCGAAGAGTCCTCTGTATCAGCAGTTAAGCTGCTGCCGCACATACGACAAGATGAGCGGGTTTAGTCTGGTTCTTACAACCGGGCGACATCATCTATCGGTCTTAGATTTGTTAATTTTTCACTTTGTGCTCATGAAACTGGCTTGCCTGTATTGTTTGAAGCCCATCTACTGGTCGTTCTGAGTGAATTATTAATGGTACCTAGTGATTACATGTATTATTAGTAGTACTTACAGGGCTGTAGTGATAGCattactacatgtacacgGTAACATACTGTACGAATTAGCGACTCTCGATAATCATGATGAGTCACTTATATTACACCCCGATAAAGAAATCCCATTGGTTGACTGGGCTCTCGTCTGACAAGTTATATCGCCAGACACTGATGCTTATATGCTTCAGAGTGTCGCAAAGGCTCCAACTCGCCGCTACTCTTTTCCGCTCTGCGAGGGCTTGTATTCCCACTATCGCAGCTAGATTTTCCTCACTTATAAAATGACATTCGTCAGTGACTGTCGTGCGATCTGTCATGTCAAGTAAGATGTTGCATGTACAATATTGGCTAAAGAAGAACTGTGTGCTGCAGCGTAAGACAGTATTTCCTCTTATAAGTCGAACGCTACTCAACTTTATCGCGCCATACATATCTTGTGCCTTCACGCGCAAAACAGTACCCCTTCTTCGTACCAATGTGTATATATTAACTCGATTTGTGCAGCCGATAACAGGTCTTGTTTTTGAGTCGTAATACTATACTCGGATGACTATTTACATTTAGTATACCTTCATTTCCGAA
This portion of the Trichoderma atroviride chromosome 6, complete sequence genome encodes:
- a CDS encoding uncharacterized protein (EggNog:ENOG41), whose amino-acid sequence is MRRRFNYPDRESLSRMTNEDAQKIVHTVSVYEFPLLYDLALKYAIFKSYAIDQIGNLLNRVSDLSRPTEASKRYDDTSVLLTSYVTFAPGSDTLAHSIARTNFMHNPYLQSGKIKNEDMLYVLFDNMYEPVRFMKLYEWRELSDMEVAAFATVWRYLGDMLEIDFKAELGKDEWKDGIEFFDDMVIWAKDFQMKHLEPSPSITNLGETLRDLLLSAYPEFMRGPMNKILMVLVGERLRNVFGFDEPGMLESSFTYTFLLVRKFVLRYLTLPRIFPEQYISQPDAVTGRIQHYKWLKDPWYTPATFWSRWGPEAWFRRAFGLKIAGDGGDVMRPGGFLFEDIGPRNKMGKGVEETAHLARIAHTRVAAGGCPFALPRKS
- a CDS encoding uncharacterized protein (EggNog:ENOG41~SECRETED:SignalP(1-18)), producing MHFTKFYVAISLISSAIALPISGTSIERRALQFREYADFQISDGEAGNALAEAQAKFPIDTSNLKGVSSSDLAIINAARETAEAAETDAFNGQIKAASGSAATALQNGKIKNKVLKLFLEVSALQIQQAQGKDNQDKIDEEQTKLNNNIKLDTKAAGQTSTGVTFTEDVQPKN